The Pseudorhodobacter turbinis genome contains a region encoding:
- a CDS encoding Glu/Leu/Phe/Val family dehydrogenase — MQNSGEPSFRDSVDLMFNRATALMDLSPGLEQKIKVCNSTYTVRFGVRLRGKIETFTGYRSVHSEHMEPVKGGIRYALSVNQNEVEALAALMTYKCALVETPFGGSKGGLCIDPRAWEPHELESITRRFAYELIKRDLINPAQNVPAPDMGTGEREMAWIADQYARMHTADINAKACVTGKPPHAGGIQGRVEATGRGVQYALQEFFRHPEDKALAGLSGDLDGKKVIVQGLGNVGYHAAKFLSEEDGAKIVAVIEWDGAIVNDDGIDIEDLRQWIVKHGSVKGYAQGTYVEEGAVVLEKECDVLIPAALEGVINLSNAARIKAKLIIEAANGPITFGADEVLRKKGVVIIPDMYANAGGVTVSYFEWVKNLSHIRFGRMQRRAEEARHVLLVNELERLSSDKGLGWTMSPGFKSKYLKGAGELELVRSGLDDTMRTAYQAMREVWHGRNDVEDLRVAAYIVSISRVAATYQSKGL, encoded by the coding sequence ATGCAAAATTCTGGCGAGCCGAGCTTTCGCGACTCAGTTGATTTGATGTTCAACCGCGCGACCGCGCTGATGGACCTGAGCCCCGGTCTGGAACAAAAGATCAAGGTTTGTAACTCCACCTATACCGTGCGTTTTGGGGTGCGGTTGCGTGGCAAGATCGAGACCTTTACCGGCTACCGCTCGGTTCATTCCGAACATATGGAGCCGGTGAAAGGCGGTATCCGTTATGCGCTTTCGGTTAACCAAAACGAGGTAGAGGCGCTTGCCGCCTTGATGACCTATAAATGCGCGCTGGTAGAGACGCCGTTTGGCGGCTCCAAGGGTGGGCTTTGCATTGATCCCCGCGCGTGGGAGCCGCACGAGCTGGAATCCATCACCCGCCGTTTCGCCTATGAGCTGATCAAACGTGACCTTATCAATCCGGCGCAAAACGTCCCCGCGCCCGACATGGGCACCGGAGAGCGTGAGATGGCATGGATTGCCGATCAATACGCGCGGATGCATACCGCCGACATCAACGCCAAGGCCTGTGTCACCGGCAAGCCACCGCATGCGGGCGGTATTCAGGGCCGGGTCGAGGCAACGGGGCGCGGCGTGCAATACGCGCTGCAAGAATTCTTCCGCCATCCGGAAGATAAGGCGCTGGCGGGGCTCTCGGGTGATCTGGACGGCAAGAAGGTTATCGTTCAGGGCTTGGGCAACGTTGGCTATCACGCCGCCAAATTCCTGTCCGAGGAGGACGGGGCCAAGATTGTCGCGGTGATCGAATGGGACGGTGCCATCGTTAACGATGACGGCATCGATATTGAAGATCTGCGCCAGTGGATCGTCAAGCACGGCTCTGTCAAAGGTTATGCGCAAGGCACCTATGTTGAAGAGGGTGCCGTGGTGCTGGAAAAGGAGTGTGACGTTCTGATTCCGGCGGCGCTGGAAGGGGTCATCAACCTGAGCAATGCCGCGCGGATCAAGGCCAAGCTGATCATCGAGGCTGCGAATGGCCCGATCACTTTTGGGGCAGATGAGGTGTTGCGCAAAAAGGGTGTGGTGATCATTCCCGATATGTATGCCAATGCGGGCGGTGTCACGGTCTCTTATTTTGAATGGGTCAAGAACCTGAGCCATATCCGTTTTGGCCGGATGCAGCGTCGTGCCGAAGAGGCGCGCCATGTCTTGCTGGTGAACGAGCTGGAGAGGCTATCAAGCGATAAGGGCCTGGGCTGGACCATGTCACCGGGTTTCAAGAGCAAGTACCTCAAGGGTGCCGGAGAGTTGGAACTGGTGCGCTCCGGTCTCGATGATACGATGCGGACGGCCTATCAGGCGATGCGTGAGGTGTGGCACGGGCGCAATGATGTCGAGGATCTGCGCGTTGCAGCTTATATTGTCTCCATCAGTCGGGTAGCGGCGACCTATCAATCCAAAGGGCTGTAA
- a CDS encoding VWA domain-containing protein — translation MKSVFELRLPATTSQGYPFSLHGMRGRLRSFKRREDGALLIFGIVLFVLMTMLGGLAVDLMRYEQRRTELQQTLDRSVLAAAAINQQLDPEAVVNDYFDKAGLSEYLHDVKAETGLNYRTVTASAKSTLKPFFMQMIGINSLTPAAASGAEQRISNIEVSLVLDISGSMRGSRIDNLRPAAREFVTAVLGSSSPGRVSISIIPYNAQVNIGRPMMNSFNVDANHDSSSCIELPDSVFSSIDLSTTTKFRHNAHFDPYYTRSGASSLLYNCPPQSGNEVVALSQSTTELHNSIDSLYADGNTSIDVGVKWGALLLNHNANSVVSDLVTAGEVEAVFNNRPLDAGSIQTLKVLVVMTDGQNTTEYKIDDPYNSGLSNIWRNDENGRVSVYFNRSGSYDWWWPRTGGWNTYRDGGNSDSRQLEWPEVWEEYSVRYVAQYFYANALGHSSSSWQNAFMDWVSSTKNSRLQQICSAAKADGIVVYGIGFEAPTNGRNQLRACATTDSHYFDASGLEITSAFRAIANNISQLRLTQ, via the coding sequence ATGAAAAGCGTATTTGAGCTGAGGCTGCCAGCGACCACATCACAGGGTTATCCTTTCAGCCTTCACGGGATGAGGGGCCGTTTGCGTAGCTTTAAACGGCGCGAAGATGGCGCGTTGCTTATATTCGGCATTGTGTTGTTTGTCCTGATGACGATGCTGGGCGGCCTTGCTGTTGACCTGATGCGGTACGAACAACGCCGGACGGAATTGCAGCAAACGCTGGACCGGTCGGTTCTGGCGGCCGCTGCAATTAACCAGCAACTCGACCCCGAAGCCGTGGTAAACGACTATTTCGACAAGGCCGGCCTTTCCGAATACCTGCATGATGTCAAAGCCGAGACCGGCCTGAACTACCGGACGGTGACGGCCTCGGCAAAATCAACGCTGAAACCGTTCTTCATGCAAATGATCGGCATCAACAGCCTGACACCTGCCGCCGCCTCTGGCGCCGAGCAGCGTATCTCCAACATCGAAGTGTCACTGGTGCTGGATATCTCCGGCTCCATGCGGGGATCGCGCATCGATAACCTGCGCCCCGCCGCGCGGGAATTCGTGACGGCGGTCCTTGGCAGTTCCAGTCCGGGCCGCGTGTCCATCTCCATCATCCCTTATAACGCGCAGGTCAACATTGGCCGCCCGATGATGAATTCCTTCAACGTAGACGCGAACCACGATAGCTCTTCCTGTATCGAACTACCGGATTCTGTCTTTAGTTCCATCGATCTGTCGACCACGACGAAGTTCCGGCACAATGCCCATTTCGACCCCTATTACACGCGGTCAGGGGCCTCTAGCCTGCTGTACAACTGCCCTCCGCAAAGCGGGAATGAGGTTGTTGCCCTTAGCCAAAGCACGACAGAACTACACAACTCCATCGACAGCCTATACGCCGATGGCAACACGTCGATTGATGTTGGCGTTAAATGGGGCGCGCTTTTGCTGAACCATAACGCGAACTCGGTTGTGTCCGACCTAGTTACCGCCGGTGAGGTCGAGGCCGTGTTCAACAATCGCCCGCTGGATGCAGGCAGCATCCAGACCTTAAAAGTTCTGGTCGTGATGACGGATGGCCAAAACACCACCGAGTACAAGATCGACGATCCCTACAACTCCGGCTTGTCCAACATCTGGCGGAATGACGAAAACGGCAGGGTTTCGGTCTATTTCAACCGTTCCGGCAGCTATGACTGGTGGTGGCCACGTACCGGCGGGTGGAACACCTATCGCGATGGCGGAAACTCCGATTCCCGCCAACTGGAATGGCCCGAGGTGTGGGAAGAATACTCGGTACGCTATGTTGCCCAGTACTTTTACGCGAATGCCCTGGGCCACAGCTCCAGCAGCTGGCAAAACGCGTTTATGGATTGGGTCAGCTCTACCAAAAACAGCCGGTTGCAGCAGATTTGCAGCGCCGCCAAGGCAGACGGGATTGTGGTTTACGGGATCGGCTTTGAAGCGCCGACAAACGGCCGCAACCAACTGCGGGCCTGCGCCACCACGGACAGCCACTATTTCGACGCCAGCGGGCTAGAGATCACCAGCGCATTCCGCGCGATTGCCAATAACATCAGCCAATTGAGGTTGACGCAATGA
- a CDS encoding TadE/TadG family type IV pilus assembly protein, translated as MIRQITPAILRRLRKRILHTIRAEDGVASLEFVLAIPVILAVFMASMESGVLMTRFIMLEQSVDMVMRNLRLGQYPNPDADLLKDEICSRTVIMNDCKQAISIEMMPISTTAWNMPGNNMGCVDREDNVQPALTFDPGAAHEIMLVRVCVVQDAVFPTTGIGLKLPKDGQGGYGLVAMSAFVNEP; from the coding sequence ATGATACGCCAAATCACCCCCGCCATCCTGCGGCGGCTTCGCAAACGCATCTTGCACACCATCCGGGCCGAGGACGGTGTTGCCTCGCTGGAATTTGTTCTGGCCATTCCCGTGATCCTCGCCGTTTTCATGGCCTCGATGGAATCGGGCGTATTGATGACCCGTTTCATCATGTTGGAGCAATCGGTGGATATGGTCATGCGCAACCTGCGTCTGGGCCAATACCCAAACCCCGACGCTGACCTGTTGAAAGACGAGATTTGCAGCCGCACCGTCATTATGAACGACTGCAAACAAGCCATCTCGATCGAGATGATGCCGATCAGCACCACAGCATGGAACATGCCGGGCAACAACATGGGCTGTGTCGACCGCGAGGATAACGTGCAGCCCGCGTTGACCTTCGACCCCGGGGCCGCGCATGAGATCATGCTGGTGCGCGTCTGCGTGGTTCAGGATGCGGTCTTCCCGACCACCGGCATCGGGCTCAAGCTGCCCAAGGACGGTCAGGGTGGATACGGGCTTGTTGCTATGTCGGCCTTTGTGAACGAACCGTAA
- a CDS encoding TadE/TadG family type IV pilus assembly protein — MSLITKALRRFTQNEEGSVIVEAVMVVPMLAWAYAGLFSYWDAYRSINTVQKASYTISDLISRSQGPVNDAYIAGMRNTMNYMLDAGDAGQIRVTSYRWSDLDNAYTIIFSRSPNGAMPQLTDADLLTLTANLPTLADGDAAVLVETHVPYTAPMAFGLAPEAIDQFIVTRPRFLPKLCHEAEDC; from the coding sequence ATGTCATTAATAACCAAAGCGCTTCGCCGGTTCACGCAGAATGAAGAAGGCTCAGTCATCGTCGAGGCCGTGATGGTCGTACCCATGCTCGCTTGGGCCTATGCCGGGTTGTTCAGTTACTGGGATGCCTACCGCAGCATCAATACGGTACAAAAGGCATCCTATACGATTTCGGATCTGATCTCCCGCAGCCAGGGGCCGGTGAACGACGCCTATATTGCCGGTATGCGCAACACCATGAACTATATGCTGGACGCCGGTGATGCGGGGCAGATCCGTGTCACCTCCTATCGGTGGAGTGACCTCGACAATGCCTATACGATAATCTTTTCCCGCTCCCCCAACGGGGCGATGCCACAGTTGACCGATGCCGATTTGCTTACCCTGACCGCAAATTTGCCGACCCTGGCCGATGGTGATGCCGCCGTGCTGGTGGAAACGCATGTCCCCTATACCGCCCCGATGGCCTTTGGTCTGGCTCCGGAAGCGATTGACCAGTTTATCGTCACACGGCCACGCTTTTTACCAAAGCTTTGCCATGAGGCCGAGGACTGCTGA
- a CDS encoding metal-dependent hydrolase gives MQLTWLGHSGFRLAIENAVILIDPFLSGNPVFPAEQRAKAITGATHILLTHGHGDHAGDAAAISKETGATVACIHELSQILAEDGATTLGFGKGGTIDLNGAKVTMVNACHSSSIDYKDGLPTPAGSEAGFMIAGEGHTIYVSGDTDIMADMEWMGDLHAPDIGILCAGGHYTMDVARAAYAAKRYFNFKTIIPCHYRTFPLLAQSAQVLIDALPDVKVIEPEVMQTITL, from the coding sequence ATGCAACTCACTTGGCTTGGCCATTCCGGCTTTCGTCTGGCAATCGAAAACGCGGTTATATTGATCGATCCGTTCCTCAGCGGAAATCCGGTCTTTCCCGCCGAGCAGCGCGCCAAGGCCATCACAGGTGCAACCCATATCCTGCTGACCCATGGCCATGGCGATCATGCCGGCGATGCCGCAGCGATTTCCAAAGAGACCGGCGCCACGGTTGCCTGTATCCATGAGCTGTCCCAGATCCTCGCCGAGGACGGCGCCACGACGCTTGGCTTTGGCAAGGGCGGCACCATTGATCTCAACGGTGCCAAGGTGACGATGGTCAACGCCTGCCATTCCTCCTCGATCGATTACAAAGACGGGCTGCCCACCCCCGCCGGATCAGAGGCCGGCTTTATGATCGCGGGCGAAGGCCACACGATCTATGTTTCCGGCGACACCGACATCATGGCCGATATGGAGTGGATGGGCGACCTACACGCCCCCGATATCGGCATCCTTTGTGCAGGCGGGCATTATACGATGGATGTGGCCCGCGCAGCCTATGCGGCCAAACGGTACTTCAATTTTAAAACCATAATCCCTTGTCACTATCGCACCTTCCCGCTGCTGGCCCAATCGGCGCAAGTGCTGATCGATGCCCTGCCGGATGTGAAGGTGATCGAACCCGAAGTGATGCAAACCATCACGCTCTAG
- a CDS encoding nucleoside deaminase translates to MTGFTSYMDIALEEARAAGLRGEVPVGAVLVGPHGVVARAGNRVRELHDPTAHAEMLVIRAACKVLQNERLGGYDLYVTLEPCPMCAAAIAGARVARLYYGASDPKSGGVEVGARVFSHAQCHHVPEVYDGIAAEDSTAMLRDFFAKRRDG, encoded by the coding sequence ATGACCGGATTCACCTCATATATGGATATCGCGCTGGAAGAGGCGCGCGCGGCGGGCCTGCGCGGCGAGGTGCCTGTGGGGGCCGTTCTGGTTGGCCCGCACGGCGTGGTGGCGCGTGCCGGCAACCGTGTCCGAGAGCTGCACGATCCGACCGCACATGCCGAGATGCTGGTGATCCGCGCGGCTTGTAAGGTTTTGCAAAACGAGCGGTTGGGGGGCTATGATCTTTACGTCACGCTGGAACCTTGCCCGATGTGTGCCGCCGCGATTGCAGGGGCGCGGGTGGCGCGGCTTTACTATGGCGCCTCTGACCCGAAATCCGGCGGGGTAGAGGTGGGCGCGCGTGTGTTTTCGCACGCCCAATGCCATCATGTGCCCGAGGTCTATGACGGTATCGCGGCCGAGGATTCCACCGCGATGCTGCGGGATTTTTTCGCCAAACGGCGCGATGGATGA
- a CDS encoding pseudouridine synthase: MTTPPNPTPAGDRIAKVLSRAGVASRREAERMIAIGQVAVNGKVIDSPALNVTDRDRITVDGQPIGQPEPARLWLYYKPDGLVTSNSDEKGRDTIFDHLPEDLPRVMSVGRLDLNSEGLLLLTNDGGLKRKLELPSTGWLRKYRVRVKGNPTEPDLDPLRRGITIDGEKFQPMIVILDRIQGANAWLTVGLREGKNREIRRTMSAINLTVNRLIRISYGPFRLADMTPGMVTEVKGRVLRDQLGQRETPEDAVAPKPRPNGPRIAKPAPAAKPPTGKPGPKRAGKPAQPRPRRA, encoded by the coding sequence ATGACCACACCCCCAAATCCCACCCCCGCAGGCGACCGTATCGCCAAGGTTCTGTCGCGCGCAGGTGTCGCCTCTCGCCGTGAGGCCGAGCGCATGATCGCCATCGGGCAGGTTGCGGTGAACGGCAAGGTCATCGATAGCCCCGCGCTGAACGTAACCGACCGTGATCGCATCACCGTGGACGGCCAACCGATTGGCCAGCCCGAACCCGCACGGCTGTGGCTTTATTACAAACCCGACGGGCTGGTGACCTCTAACAGCGATGAAAAGGGCCGTGACACGATCTTTGACCACCTGCCCGAGGATCTGCCCCGCGTGATGTCGGTTGGCCGGCTTGACCTCAACTCCGAAGGGTTGTTGCTGCTGACCAATGACGGCGGCCTCAAGCGCAAGCTGGAGCTGCCCTCAACCGGGTGGCTGCGCAAGTACCGGGTCCGCGTGAAAGGCAACCCAACCGAGCCCGATCTGGACCCGTTGCGCCGCGGCATCACCATCGACGGAGAAAAATTCCAGCCGATGATCGTGATCCTTGACCGTATTCAGGGTGCAAATGCCTGGCTGACGGTGGGCCTGCGTGAAGGCAAAAACCGCGAAATCCGGCGCACCATGTCCGCGATCAACCTGACCGTTAACCGCCTGATCCGTATCAGCTATGGCCCGTTCCGCCTTGCTGATATGACACCGGGCATGGTGACCGAGGTGAAGGGCCGCGTTCTGCGCGACCAGCTTGGCCAGCGCGAAACCCCTGAGGATGCCGTGGCCCCAAAACCCCGCCCCAATGGCCCGCGTATCGCCAAGCCGGCCCCCGCCGCCAAGCCCCCGACGGGCAAACCCGGCCCAAAGCGTGCAGGAAAACCGGCACAACCCCGCCCGCGCCGCGCCTAA
- a CDS encoding 5-bromo-4-chloroindolyl phosphate hydrolysis family protein: MGQRFGGKYSPNGDQNKTARAPNPFEGKRRSKAGLKANLLFILPLPFAWNAFQGEPTALIYGLIAFAMMIGGAWMTREGLFAQEAYDARGVARRPALPRKAIGALLIGGGLGVGMLMAGQSSVIATVIATLGAFLHIGAFGFDPMADKGIAGVDSFQTDRVTKAIDTGEGHLTAMKAAITRARDHQLERRVDRFCDIARQLFRTVESDPRDLTAARKYLGVYLQGARDATVKFVDLYSRNRDPNIRAEYESLLNDLETNFASRTTALLSDNHSDLNVEIEVLRERLAFENR; the protein is encoded by the coding sequence ATGGGGCAACGCTTTGGTGGGAAATACAGCCCGAACGGCGATCAAAATAAAACTGCCCGCGCACCAAACCCCTTTGAGGGCAAGCGGCGCAGCAAGGCCGGATTAAAAGCCAACCTGCTGTTTATCTTGCCACTGCCCTTTGCCTGGAATGCGTTTCAGGGGGAGCCGACCGCGTTGATCTACGGGCTTATCGCCTTTGCCATGATGATTGGCGGGGCATGGATGACGCGCGAAGGGCTTTTCGCGCAAGAGGCTTATGACGCACGCGGCGTTGCGCGCAGGCCTGCGCTGCCGCGCAAGGCAATCGGTGCGCTGTTGATCGGTGGCGGGCTTGGTGTCGGCATGTTGATGGCGGGGCAATCCTCTGTCATCGCGACGGTTATTGCCACGCTGGGGGCGTTTTTGCATATCGGCGCTTTCGGCTTTGACCCGATGGCCGACAAAGGCATCGCGGGCGTCGACAGCTTCCAGACCGACCGCGTGACAAAGGCGATCGACACCGGCGAGGGCCATCTGACGGCGATGAAAGCTGCCATCACCCGTGCCCGCGACCATCAGCTTGAACGCCGCGTCGATCGCTTCTGCGATATTGCGCGGCAGTTGTTTCGCACCGTCGAAAGCGACCCGCGCGACCTGACGGCGGCCCGAAAATACCTTGGCGTCTACCTGCAAGGCGCGCGCGATGCGACGGTCAAATTTGTTGATCTCTATAGCCGCAACCGCGACCCGAACATCCGCGCCGAATATGAATCGCTGCTGAACGATCTGGAAACCAATTTCGCCAGCCGCACCACTGCCCTTTTGTCCGACAATCACAGCGATCTGAATGTCGAAATCGAAGTCCTGCGGGAACGTCTGGCCTTTGAGAACCGTTAA
- a CDS encoding toxic anion resistance protein, with the protein MAQSTQQKAAAALAEVEQVTAVILPEPGREVVTLEAAAPAHAAEIQRRMAEINIDNTQSIISFGSSAQAELQVISQAMLADVKNKDVGPAGDSLRKMVGTIRGFSVSELDVRRDRTWWEKLLGRAAPFANFVAKFEGVQGQIDDITETLLGHEHTLLKDIKSLDVLYDKTLTFYDELALYIAAGEAKIKELDAKDIPAKEAEVKAAPEEKQVMKAQELRDLRSARDDLERRVHDLKLTRQVTMQSLPSIRLVQENDKSLVTKINSTLVNTVPLWETQLAQAVTIQRSREAAQSIRAANDLTNELLTSNAENLQQTNRIVRTEMERGVFDIEAVKSANATLIATINESLTIADEGKAKRAAAEEELVKMEHELRDTLAAAKGRKDGLGDTVGTSTPGRK; encoded by the coding sequence ATGGCCCAATCGACCCAGCAAAAAGCCGCTGCCGCTTTGGCAGAAGTTGAACAAGTCACCGCCGTGATCTTGCCCGAGCCGGGCCGCGAGGTGGTCACACTAGAGGCAGCCGCCCCAGCACATGCCGCGGAAATCCAGCGACGGATGGCCGAGATTAATATCGACAACACCCAATCCATCATCTCTTTCGGCTCCTCTGCGCAGGCAGAACTGCAGGTGATTTCCCAAGCAATGTTGGCCGACGTCAAAAACAAGGACGTGGGGCCAGCGGGTGACAGTCTGCGCAAGATGGTCGGCACCATTCGCGGATTCTCCGTGTCCGAGCTTGACGTGCGCCGTGATCGGACATGGTGGGAAAAACTGCTGGGTCGCGCCGCGCCCTTTGCCAATTTCGTTGCGAAATTCGAAGGGGTTCAGGGCCAGATCGACGACATCACCGAAACCCTTTTGGGCCATGAGCATACGCTGCTTAAGGATATCAAATCGCTTGACGTGCTTTATGACAAAACGCTGACATTCTATGATGAGCTGGCGCTTTATATTGCGGCGGGTGAGGCCAAGATCAAAGAGCTGGACGCCAAGGATATTCCGGCAAAAGAGGCCGAGGTCAAAGCTGCACCGGAAGAAAAACAGGTGATGAAAGCGCAAGAGTTGCGCGATCTGCGTTCGGCCCGCGATGATCTGGAACGTCGCGTCCATGACCTCAAGCTGACGCGGCAGGTCACGATGCAGTCGCTGCCCTCGATCCGTCTGGTTCAGGAAAATGACAAAAGCCTCGTGACCAAGATCAACTCCACCCTCGTCAATACCGTGCCGCTGTGGGAAACCCAGCTGGCGCAGGCGGTCACCATCCAGCGATCCCGTGAGGCTGCGCAAAGCATCCGCGCCGCAAATGATCTAACAAATGAGCTACTGACCTCAAACGCCGAAAATCTGCAACAAACCAACCGTATAGTGCGCACAGAAATGGAGCGTGGCGTGTTTGATATCGAAGCAGTGAAATCGGCCAATGCGACGTTGATCGCCACAATCAACGAGAGCCTCACCATCGCGGATGAGGGCAAGGCCAAACGCGCCGCCGCCGAGGAGGAGCTGGTGAAGATGGAGCATGAGCTACGCGACACCTTGGCCGCGGCCAAGGGGCGCAAGGACGGTTTGGGCGATACAGTTGGCACCAGCACACCCGGCCGGAAATAA
- a CDS encoding DUF2927 domain-containing protein translates to MARAPFSLIPPANTLKGAIIMIASAGFLTGCVTSSGPQDRATQPPPARVLPPEEASPSPASKALRSYYAGVQAELLSQGLMRTDTGAKDAPFSARMLANNFARIAFFDEFDSSSGRLVARSTEKRLRRWQKPVRVGLNFGEAVPQKQRAIERARVRSFLARLTRLTGHSIQLADSGVNFHLHILNTDEIKSIGPTVRRTDPSIGEAELDSIINMPESTYCQVTTSIDDSTSLIERAFAVVRAEHPDLLHLSCLHEEISQGLGLPNDSPQARPSIFNDDQEFALLTPMDEMMLQMLYDKRLTPGMTLAEARPIIDQLAESLVGGDS, encoded by the coding sequence ATGGCCCGCGCGCCTTTTTCCCTGATCCCGCCCGCAAATACTTTGAAAGGGGCGATCATTATGATCGCCTCTGCCGGGTTTTTGACGGGCTGCGTAACCTCCTCTGGCCCCCAGGATCGTGCCACGCAGCCGCCCCCCGCAAGGGTTTTGCCGCCCGAAGAGGCATCCCCCTCTCCCGCCAGCAAGGCCCTGCGTAGCTATTACGCCGGTGTGCAGGCCGAACTTCTGTCCCAAGGGTTGATGCGCACGGACACCGGCGCCAAGGATGCCCCTTTTTCGGCACGTATGCTGGCAAATAACTTTGCCCGTATCGCATTTTTCGATGAGTTCGACAGCTCTTCCGGCAGGCTGGTCGCACGCAGCACCGAAAAACGTCTACGCCGCTGGCAAAAGCCTGTGCGCGTGGGGTTGAACTTTGGCGAGGCCGTTCCGCAAAAGCAGCGCGCGATTGAACGGGCGCGGGTCCGCTCTTTTCTGGCACGGCTGACACGGCTGACGGGCCATTCCATTCAGCTGGCAGACAGCGGCGTGAACTTTCACCTGCACATCCTGAACACGGATGAAATCAAGTCCATTGGCCCGACAGTACGCCGTACCGATCCCAGCATCGGCGAAGCAGAGCTGGACTCAATCATCAACATGCCGGAATCGACCTATTGTCAGGTCACCACCTCGATCGATGACAGCACCAGCTTGATCGAACGCGCCTTTGCCGTCGTCCGCGCCGAGCATCCCGACCTTTTGCACCTGTCTTGTTTGCATGAGGAAATCAGCCAAGGTCTTGGCCTGCCCAATGACAGCCCGCAGGCGCGTCCCTCCATCTTCAACGACGATCAGGAATTTGCCCTGCTGACCCCGATGGATGAGATGATGCTGCAAATGCTCTATGACAAACGCCTTACGCCCGGCATGACGCTGGCAGAGGCCCGCCCCATTATCGACCAACTCGCCGAATCCCTTGTCGGCGGCGACAGTTAA
- a CDS encoding SPFH domain-containing protein, translating into MVFDFLKGQFIDVIAWTDDTRDTMVWRFERHGNEIKYGAKLTVREGQAAVFIHEGQLADVFGPGLYMLETNNMPVMTSLQNWDHGFQSPFKSEIYFINTTRFNDLKWGTKNPIMTRDPEFGPVRIRAFGTYSMRVTDPARFMTEIVGTDGEFTADEISYQIRNVILQEMSRALAASQIPVLDMAANTADLGKLVATAINPQIAEYGLSLPELYIENISLPEAVEAAMDKRTSMGVVGDLDRYMKFNAAESMSQPGSAAGAAMGAGMGAGIGMGMAQSMGPWGAVPAQAQPAQMPPPPPPPAPEKLWHTAKNGTTAGPFSRSHLGRMITEGSFARDTLVWTAGQDGWTAAGEISELAQLFTVAPPPPPGA; encoded by the coding sequence ATGGTATTCGACTTTCTCAAAGGCCAATTTATTGACGTCATCGCATGGACGGATGACACCCGCGACACCATGGTCTGGCGATTCGAGCGCCACGGAAACGAGATTAAATACGGCGCGAAACTGACAGTCCGCGAAGGTCAGGCCGCCGTGTTCATCCATGAGGGCCAATTGGCCGATGTCTTTGGTCCCGGCCTTTATATGTTGGAAACCAACAACATGCCGGTGATGACCTCGCTCCAGAACTGGGATCACGGGTTCCAATCGCCCTTCAAATCCGAGATTTACTTCATCAACACCACCCGTTTCAACGATCTGAAATGGGGCACTAAAAACCCGATCATGACCCGCGATCCGGAATTCGGCCCCGTGCGCATCCGCGCATTCGGCACCTATTCGATGCGCGTCACCGATCCGGCCCGCTTCATGACCGAGATTGTCGGCACGGACGGCGAATTCACCGCCGATGAGATCAGCTATCAGATCCGCAACGTGATCTTGCAAGAGATGAGCCGCGCGCTGGCCGCAAGCCAGATCCCGGTGCTGGATATGGCCGCCAATACCGCCGATCTGGGCAAGCTGGTTGCCACCGCGATCAACCCGCAAATCGCGGAATACGGCCTGTCCCTGCCAGAGCTTTATATCGAAAACATCTCTTTGCCCGAGGCGGTGGAGGCCGCGATGGACAAGCGCACCTCGATGGGCGTCGTCGGGGATCTGGACCGCTATATGAAATTCAACGCCGCCGAGAGCATGTCACAACCCGGCTCGGCAGCAGGTGCTGCGATGGGTGCGGGCATGGGCGCCGGTATCGGGATGGGCATGGCGCAAAGCATGGGGCCTTGGGGCGCTGTGCCAGCCCAAGCGCAACCCGCACAAATGCCGCCCCCGCCGCCACCCCCTGCACCCGAAAAGCTGTGGCACACCGCCAAGAACGGCACGACCGCGGGACCATTCTCACGCAGTCACCTTGGCCGGATGATTACCGAAGGCAGCTTTGCCCGTGACACGCTTGTCTGGACCGCGGGTCAGGATGGCTGGACTGCAGCTGGTGAGATTTCAGAACTAGCACAGCTGTTCACCGTCGCCCCGCCACCACCACCCGGAGCGTAA